From one Anaeromyxobacter diazotrophicus genomic stretch:
- a CDS encoding response regulator: protein MPPPLPAPPARTVLAVDDSPAIRAALEALLEPLGFEVVHAEHGAAALQLLRTSAFDLAFLDLQMPVLDGPTLLRFMRQHRDPTRVVLLTSAETASVAATIKLGVSDYLPKPFDAPALRAVLERVLGAEARRLEPDGGRLLLVDGPAGAAAALRGALPPHAALDEARGAEAEALARTRPYRALALGPGAGEGLRRALSASAPAAARLALGEAAAGADGVLPWPAAPDALRAPLLPLCLRPLVSAGGARVQLAGFRGEPAQEPLYLALAARRLHVALEWLRQEAAAVVVDLSRAPPRPEAVSPLAEEAAGAALDRGLEPMFLVPRGLERALAGGLADRFIVRAA from the coding sequence ATGCCGCCTCCGCTCCCCGCGCCGCCGGCGCGCACGGTGCTCGCCGTCGACGACAGCCCGGCGATCCGGGCCGCCCTCGAGGCGCTGCTGGAGCCGCTCGGCTTCGAGGTCGTCCACGCCGAGCACGGCGCGGCCGCGCTGCAGCTGCTGCGGACGAGCGCCTTCGACCTGGCCTTCCTCGACCTGCAGATGCCGGTGCTCGACGGCCCGACCCTGCTCCGCTTCATGCGCCAGCACCGCGATCCCACGCGCGTGGTGCTGCTCACGAGCGCCGAGACCGCCTCCGTCGCCGCCACCATCAAGCTGGGGGTCTCGGACTACCTGCCGAAGCCGTTCGACGCCCCCGCCCTGCGCGCCGTGCTGGAGCGCGTCCTCGGGGCCGAGGCGCGGCGGCTCGAGCCGGACGGGGGGCGGCTCCTCCTGGTGGACGGCCCCGCCGGCGCGGCGGCGGCGCTGCGGGGCGCCCTGCCGCCGCACGCGGCGCTCGACGAGGCGCGGGGCGCCGAGGCGGAGGCGCTCGCGCGGACCCGGCCCTACCGCGCGCTGGCGCTCGGGCCGGGGGCGGGCGAGGGGCTCCGGCGCGCGCTCTCGGCGAGCGCGCCCGCCGCCGCGCGGCTCGCCCTGGGCGAGGCCGCCGCCGGCGCGGACGGGGTCCTGCCGTGGCCAGCCGCGCCGGACGCCCTGCGCGCGCCGCTCCTGCCCCTCTGCCTCCGCCCGCTGGTGAGCGCCGGCGGTGCGCGCGTGCAGCTCGCCGGCTTCCGCGGCGAGCCGGCGCAGGAGCCGCTCTACCTCGCGCTCGCGGCGCGGCGGCTCCACGTCGCGCTGGAGTGGCTGCGCCAGGAGGCGGCGGCGGTGGTGGTGGACCTGAGCCGGGCGCCGCCGCGGCCCGAGGCGGTGAGCCCGCTCGCCGAGGAGGCCGCGGGGGCGGCCCTGGACCGCGGGCTCGAGCCCATGTTCCTCGTCCCGCGCGGCCTCGAGCGGGCGCTCGCGGGCGGGCTGGCGGACCGCTTCATCGTGAGGGCGGCGTAG
- the tgt gene encoding tRNA guanosine(34) transglycosylase Tgt has protein sequence MDFAFHPGPEDGATRARRGTLVTPHGRVETPAFMPVGTRATVTGLTPADVRAAGATMILGNTYHLLLRPGPEAMRHFGGLHRFMGWDGPILTDSGGFQIFSLAADRTVTEEGARFRSYVDARRLDLSPERSIEVQTALGSDVMMVLDVCLPSTAPEAAVREAMERTHRWALRSLAARTDRSQALFAIVQGGLDPSLRAASARFLTSHPFDGFAIGGLAVGDTRAQRRDIVGWSAELLPRDRPRYLMGVGTPPDILEAVAQGVDLFDCVIPTNLAWQGTAFTSTGRVRVTRSEYRLSDEPLDRACACPTCALHARGYLHHLMKCQEPLGPRLLAIHNLHHYLGLMRGARAAIEAGRYGAFLRATLAAIDRHEHDATGRSPGRRAPAPAPAPGAEEGSDRPGTEAGGPGEARFAIVDTSSGAPAVLDREVGEVMHPVIGAAAESEQLYVAQSRLRERLAEEGPPLVLFDVGLGAGSNALAAIRTARAAPPGGRGLLVVSFERDLGALALATSDAGAARLGTAREDLLAARALLASGRHEEARVSWRLAAGEALAALRAEAARADLVFWDPYSPRHDGALWSVEAFSTLRTRCAARAALYTYSAATKVRTALLLAGFCVGVGDPSGPKDETTAAALSCDDLDRPLEGGFVDRVARSSDPWPEDAPEDALARLRAHPQFAR, from the coding sequence ATGGACTTCGCCTTCCACCCCGGCCCCGAGGACGGGGCCACCCGCGCCCGGCGCGGCACGCTCGTCACGCCGCACGGCCGCGTCGAGACGCCCGCCTTCATGCCGGTCGGCACCCGCGCCACCGTCACCGGCCTCACCCCCGCCGACGTGCGCGCCGCCGGCGCGACCATGATCCTCGGCAACACCTACCACCTGCTGCTCCGGCCCGGCCCCGAGGCGATGCGGCACTTCGGCGGCCTGCACAGGTTCATGGGCTGGGACGGCCCCATCCTGACCGACTCGGGCGGCTTCCAGATCTTCTCGCTGGCGGCCGACCGGACGGTCACCGAGGAGGGGGCGCGGTTCCGCAGCTACGTGGACGCGCGCCGGCTCGACCTCAGCCCGGAGCGGTCGATCGAGGTGCAGACCGCGCTCGGCTCCGACGTGATGATGGTGCTCGACGTGTGCCTGCCCTCCACCGCCCCCGAGGCGGCGGTGCGCGAGGCGATGGAGCGCACCCACCGCTGGGCGCTGCGGAGCCTGGCGGCGCGCACCGACCGCTCGCAGGCGCTCTTCGCGATCGTGCAGGGCGGGCTCGACCCGTCGCTGCGCGCCGCCTCCGCGCGCTTCCTCACCAGCCACCCCTTCGACGGGTTCGCCATCGGCGGGCTGGCGGTGGGCGACACCCGCGCGCAGCGCCGCGACATCGTCGGGTGGTCGGCGGAGCTCCTGCCGCGCGATCGCCCGCGCTACCTCATGGGCGTCGGCACGCCGCCCGACATCCTGGAGGCGGTGGCGCAGGGCGTCGACCTGTTCGACTGCGTCATCCCCACCAACCTCGCCTGGCAGGGCACCGCGTTCACCTCCACCGGGCGGGTCCGGGTCACGCGCAGCGAGTACCGCCTCTCCGACGAGCCGCTCGACCGCGCCTGCGCCTGCCCCACCTGCGCGCTGCACGCGCGCGGGTACCTGCACCACCTCATGAAGTGCCAGGAGCCGCTCGGGCCGCGCCTCCTCGCCATCCACAACCTCCACCACTACCTCGGGCTCATGCGCGGCGCGCGCGCCGCCATCGAGGCGGGCCGGTACGGCGCGTTCCTGCGCGCGACGCTCGCGGCCATCGACCGGCACGAGCACGACGCCACCGGCCGTTCGCCCGGGCGGAGAGCGCCCGCGCCCGCCCCGGCGCCGGGCGCCGAGGAGGGGTCCGATCGCCCGGGCACGGAGGCCGGTGGACCCGGCGAGGCGCGCTTCGCCATCGTCGACACCTCCAGCGGCGCGCCGGCCGTCCTCGACCGCGAGGTGGGGGAGGTCATGCACCCGGTCATCGGCGCCGCGGCCGAGTCGGAGCAGCTCTACGTCGCCCAGTCCCGGCTGCGGGAGCGCCTGGCCGAGGAGGGGCCGCCGCTCGTGCTCTTCGACGTCGGGCTCGGCGCGGGCTCCAACGCCCTCGCCGCGATCCGGACCGCGCGCGCCGCGCCGCCCGGCGGGCGGGGGCTCCTCGTCGTCAGCTTCGAGCGCGACCTGGGCGCCCTCGCGCTCGCGACCAGCGACGCGGGCGCGGCGCGGCTCGGCACCGCGCGGGAGGACCTCCTCGCGGCGCGCGCCCTGCTCGCCTCCGGCCGGCACGAGGAGGCGCGGGTGAGCTGGCGGCTCGCCGCGGGCGAGGCGCTGGCCGCGCTCCGCGCCGAGGCGGCGCGCGCCGACCTCGTCTTCTGGGACCCGTACTCGCCGCGCCACGACGGGGCGCTCTGGTCGGTGGAGGCGTTCTCGACCCTGCGTACGCGCTGCGCCGCCCGGGCGGCCCTCTACACCTACAGCGCGGCGACCAAGGTCCGCACCGCGCTGCTCCTGGCCGGCTTCTGCGTCGGGGTCGGCGATCCCTCGGGCCCCAAGGACGAGACCACCGCCGCCGCCCTCTCCTGCGACGATCTGGACCGCCCCCTCGAGGGCGGGTTCGTGGACCGGGTGGCGCGCTCCTCCGACCCATGGCCGGAGGACGCGCCGGAGGACGCCCTGGCGCGGCTGCGCGCGCATCCCCAGTTCGCCCGGTGA
- a CDS encoding phosphate ABC transporter substrate-binding protein yields the protein MNGTVGKMATAAALALALAATARAEELTYDGATTIGGRIVKEAAPAFQAKTGVKFADIRMNGAGKGLKAVLAGEVAVAGVSRSLSNEELKQRPYFQIIGYDALGVFVHEKNPVKALSKAQLKAIFGGKVHNWKEVGGPDLPIVACSEGLQSGRATVETFKTTVLDGGAYGPVKELDDAADCVKLVASTPGAVAPATMAYASAGVRALPLDGVKPTPEEIRAGSYLLSRPLLLVAKARPTGGLKQFFDYMLSAEGQQVVKKSFVAAR from the coding sequence ATGAACGGAACTGTGGGGAAGATGGCGACGGCCGCGGCGCTGGCCCTGGCCCTGGCGGCGACGGCGCGCGCGGAGGAGCTCACCTACGACGGCGCCACGACCATCGGCGGGCGCATCGTCAAGGAGGCCGCGCCGGCCTTCCAGGCCAAGACGGGCGTGAAGTTCGCCGACATCCGGATGAACGGCGCGGGCAAGGGCCTCAAGGCCGTGCTCGCCGGAGAGGTGGCGGTGGCGGGCGTCTCGCGCAGCCTCAGCAACGAGGAGCTCAAGCAGCGCCCGTACTTCCAGATCATCGGCTACGACGCGCTGGGCGTCTTCGTGCACGAGAAGAACCCGGTCAAGGCGCTCTCGAAGGCGCAGCTCAAGGCCATCTTCGGGGGCAAGGTCCACAACTGGAAGGAGGTCGGCGGCCCCGATCTGCCCATCGTCGCCTGCAGCGAGGGCCTCCAGAGCGGCCGCGCCACGGTCGAGACCTTCAAGACCACGGTCCTCGACGGCGGCGCCTACGGCCCGGTGAAGGAGCTCGACGACGCGGCCGACTGCGTGAAGCTGGTCGCCTCGACCCCCGGCGCCGTCGCCCCGGCCACCATGGCCTACGCCTCCGCCGGCGTCCGGGCTCTGCCGCTCGACGGCGTGAAGCCGACCCCCGAGGAGATCCGCGCCGGGAGCTACCTCCTCTCGCGCCCGCTCCTCCTCGTCGCGAAGGCGCGCCCCACCGGCGGCCTGAAGCAGTTCTTCGACTACATGCTGTCGGCCGAGGGCCAGCAGGTGGTGAAGAAGAGCTTCGTGGCGGCGCGGTAG
- a CDS encoding methyl-accepting chemotaxis protein translates to MKIRTRIRVSFAGAMAILALVGGLAFWSAAAIRGRLATVVGDTVPTLQALEDLRNGQAAVMHALYAGAVARGAEVRRLATGRAQMGFQQVDDATAAFEALKHAGEVQALWGAAQEPLKDWAESAHGALDALDARTAAAQGEDPRAADEAERKLASAFTALESRHASADGALTDLAQSVRGAADQLRADGEQTAARAIRLILASMAAGVALLVAVSLLLGRRIGRTIASAQAEMGRLSAAVRAGELSVRGDPARVDVEFRGIVAGVNDTLEAFTGPIETTSAYLSRLARGEIPPALEAEYQGGFNVIKDSLNGCIAAVNALLADTRRLVDAAVRGELSARADAARHQGDFRAIVQGVNETLDAVTRPIDDAAQVLERLAARDLTARVAGDHAGDHARVKEAVNRTAEALQQALRQVSGAVEEVSSASEQISTSSQSVADGAARQAASLQETAAQLDTMASMTRRTADHAQQADALARDARAAADEGSTAVAQMTGAMAGIQASAQGTSQIIKDINEIAFQTNLLALNAAVEAARAGEAGRGFAVVAEEVRSLAQRSKEAAHKTEALIDQSVRQATGGELTARQVSEKLAHIAGTVARVTEIVAEMAASAREQASGIGQLQEALHHVDSVTQQTAATSEQSSSAASELTSQAQELASMVGSFQLAASGGRGERQLDHEGGAAAVLAVDPDGAAVGLHDLAGGP, encoded by the coding sequence ATGAAGATTCGCACGCGCATCCGGGTCTCGTTCGCCGGCGCGATGGCCATCCTGGCGCTGGTGGGCGGGCTCGCCTTCTGGAGCGCCGCCGCCATCCGCGGCCGGCTGGCGACCGTCGTCGGGGACACCGTCCCCACCCTGCAGGCGCTGGAAGACCTCCGCAACGGCCAGGCCGCCGTGATGCACGCCCTCTACGCCGGCGCGGTGGCGCGCGGCGCCGAGGTGCGCCGCCTCGCGACCGGGCGGGCGCAGATGGGGTTCCAGCAGGTGGACGACGCGACCGCCGCCTTCGAGGCGCTGAAGCACGCCGGCGAGGTGCAGGCGCTGTGGGGCGCCGCCCAGGAGCCGCTCAAGGATTGGGCGGAATCGGCGCACGGGGCGCTCGACGCGCTCGACGCCCGCACCGCCGCCGCGCAGGGCGAGGACCCGCGCGCCGCCGACGAGGCGGAGCGCAAGCTGGCGAGCGCGTTCACGGCGCTCGAGTCGCGCCACGCCTCCGCCGACGGGGCGCTCACCGATCTCGCGCAGAGCGTCCGGGGCGCGGCGGATCAGCTGCGCGCGGACGGGGAGCAGACCGCCGCGCGCGCCATCCGGCTCATCCTGGCCTCGATGGCCGCCGGCGTGGCGCTGCTCGTGGCGGTGTCGCTCCTGCTCGGGCGGCGCATCGGCCGCACCATCGCCTCGGCGCAGGCCGAGATGGGCCGGCTCTCCGCGGCGGTTCGCGCGGGCGAGCTCTCGGTGCGGGGCGATCCCGCCCGCGTGGACGTGGAGTTCCGCGGCATCGTGGCCGGGGTGAACGACACGCTCGAGGCGTTCACCGGGCCCATCGAGACCACCTCCGCCTATCTCTCGCGGCTGGCCCGCGGCGAGATCCCGCCGGCGCTCGAGGCGGAGTACCAGGGCGGCTTCAACGTCATCAAGGACAGCCTCAACGGCTGCATCGCGGCGGTGAACGCCCTCCTCGCCGACACGCGGCGCCTCGTGGACGCGGCGGTGCGGGGCGAGCTCTCCGCCCGGGCCGACGCCGCGCGGCACCAGGGCGACTTCCGGGCCATCGTGCAGGGCGTGAACGAGACGCTCGACGCCGTCACCCGCCCCATCGACGATGCGGCGCAGGTCCTCGAGCGGCTGGCGGCGCGCGATCTCACCGCGCGGGTGGCCGGCGACCACGCCGGCGACCACGCGCGGGTGAAGGAGGCCGTGAACCGCACGGCCGAGGCGCTGCAGCAGGCGCTGCGGCAGGTCTCCGGCGCGGTGGAGGAGGTCTCGTCCGCGTCGGAGCAGATCTCCACCTCCAGCCAGTCGGTGGCCGACGGGGCCGCGCGCCAGGCGGCCAGCCTCCAGGAGACGGCGGCCCAGCTCGACACCATGGCCAGCATGACCCGCCGCACCGCCGATCACGCGCAGCAGGCGGACGCGCTCGCCCGCGACGCGCGCGCCGCGGCCGACGAGGGCTCGACGGCGGTGGCGCAGATGACCGGCGCCATGGCGGGCATCCAGGCCTCGGCCCAGGGCACCTCGCAGATCATCAAGGACATCAACGAGATCGCCTTCCAGACCAACCTCCTCGCGCTCAACGCGGCGGTCGAGGCCGCCCGCGCGGGCGAGGCGGGCCGCGGCTTCGCGGTGGTGGCGGAGGAGGTGCGGTCCCTGGCGCAGCGCTCGAAGGAGGCCGCGCACAAGACCGAGGCGCTCATCGATCAGTCGGTGCGGCAGGCGACCGGCGGCGAGCTCACCGCGCGCCAGGTGAGCGAGAAGCTCGCGCACATCGCGGGCACGGTGGCCCGGGTGACCGAGATCGTGGCCGAGATGGCCGCCAGCGCCCGCGAGCAGGCGAGCGGGATCGGGCAGCTGCAGGAGGCGCTGCACCACGTCGACAGCGTGACCCAGCAGACGGCCGCCACCTCCGAGCAGTCGTCCTCCGCCGCGAGCGAGCTCACGAGCCAGGCGCAGGAGCTGGCGTCGATGGTGGGCTCGTTCCAGCTCGCCGCGTCAGGCGGCCGAGGCGAGCGGCAGCTCGACCACGAAGGTGGAGCCGCGGCCGTGCTGGCTGTGGACCCGGATGGTGCCGCCGTGGGCCTTCACGATCTCGCGGGCGGCCCATAG
- a CDS encoding PAS domain-containing sensor histidine kinase: protein MTQTATSCASARAEREDRAQPERDGEAWRLLDSISDHAIFALDPAGHITTWNRGAERLLGYAQEEIVGEHVGRLHLGQEVAEGGVAEALEQALLHGRHAEEGLRVRADGSTFWAQVVLNPLRDEAGGTCGFAAVLRDVSERKRREEALHRLADAGIALRARDEFLSLASHELRTPLTALRLHLQTLARSARRKPEEAVASLPARAAKLEQHVDRMSSLIDTLLDVARIASGHLRLDLAPVSLGPMVAGLVERRRAVLPEPGRLRLSVGGVVLGRCDGARIEQVVASLIDNALKYGGDEPVEVAVARADDRAVLVVRDRGIGIAAEDHARIFERFGRAAPVSQYGGFGFGLWAAREIVKAHGGTIRVHSQHGRGSTFVVELPLASAA, encoded by the coding sequence ATGACGCAAACGGCCACGAGCTGCGCCTCCGCGCGCGCGGAGCGCGAGGACCGCGCGCAACCCGAGCGCGACGGCGAGGCGTGGCGGCTCCTCGACAGCATCTCGGACCACGCCATCTTCGCGCTCGACCCGGCCGGCCACATCACCACCTGGAACCGCGGCGCCGAGCGGCTCCTCGGCTACGCCCAGGAGGAGATCGTCGGGGAGCACGTCGGGCGCCTCCACCTCGGGCAGGAGGTCGCCGAGGGAGGCGTCGCCGAGGCGCTGGAGCAGGCGCTCCTCCACGGCCGGCACGCCGAGGAGGGGCTGCGGGTGCGCGCCGACGGGAGCACCTTCTGGGCGCAGGTGGTGTTGAACCCGCTGCGAGACGAGGCCGGCGGCACCTGCGGCTTCGCCGCGGTGCTGCGCGACGTCTCCGAGCGCAAGCGGCGGGAGGAGGCGCTGCACCGCCTGGCCGACGCGGGCATCGCGCTCCGGGCCCGCGACGAGTTCCTCTCGCTCGCCTCGCACGAGCTGCGCACCCCGCTCACCGCGCTGCGCCTGCACCTCCAGACGCTGGCCCGCTCGGCGCGGCGCAAGCCCGAGGAGGCGGTCGCGTCCCTGCCCGCGCGCGCCGCCAAGCTCGAGCAGCACGTCGACCGCATGAGCTCGCTCATCGACACGCTGCTCGACGTGGCCCGGATCGCCTCGGGCCACCTCCGGCTGGACCTCGCCCCGGTGAGCCTCGGCCCGATGGTGGCGGGCCTGGTCGAGCGGCGGCGCGCGGTGCTCCCCGAGCCGGGGCGGCTGCGGCTCAGCGTCGGGGGGGTCGTGCTGGGGCGCTGCGACGGCGCCCGCATCGAGCAGGTCGTGGCGAGCCTCATCGACAACGCGCTCAAGTACGGCGGCGACGAGCCGGTGGAGGTCGCGGTGGCGCGCGCCGACGACCGGGCGGTGCTGGTGGTGCGCGACCGCGGCATCGGCATCGCGGCCGAGGACCACGCGCGCATCTTCGAGCGGTTCGGGCGCGCCGCGCCCGTCTCCCAGTACGGCGGCTTCGGCTTCGGGCTATGGGCCGCCCGCGAGATCGTGAAGGCCCACGGCGGCACCATCCGGGTCCACAGCCAGCACGGCCGCGGCTCCACCTTCGTGGTCGAGCTGCCGCTCGCCTCGGCCGCCTGA
- a CDS encoding ChaN family lipoprotein produces MTSPASRPSALLALPLLLAACATHPRAAGADGLLHADHPLAGRIWDVRAGAFVDDAALERALVSADFVLLGETHDNPEHHRLQARALAGLVAAGRRPAVAFEMLDVAQQPRVDEALAGPGPHDPGALARAIGWAKSGWPDFALYRPIFEVALRAGLPIEAANLSRKQVHEVVRTGAASLAPEVRTLLDRAGPLSKEATDEIRDEMYESHCREMPRTMLEPFVTMQRARDAQMAERLLAAARGREGGAVLIAGAGHVRDDRAVPSYLAREAPGRTRRAVAFQEVSPALRTPADYAAAFGAGGLPFDYVVFTAAAPREDPCQGLREHQRRPGPGPQAPAPAGVDL; encoded by the coding sequence ATGACCAGCCCGGCCTCCAGGCCCTCTGCCCTGCTCGCGCTCCCGCTCCTGCTCGCCGCCTGCGCCACCCACCCGCGCGCCGCCGGGGCCGACGGGCTCCTGCACGCCGACCACCCGCTCGCCGGGCGCATCTGGGACGTGCGGGCGGGGGCGTTCGTGGACGACGCGGCGCTCGAGCGGGCGCTCGTCTCCGCGGACTTCGTGCTGCTCGGCGAGACCCACGACAACCCCGAGCACCACCGCCTCCAGGCGCGCGCGCTCGCCGGGCTGGTCGCGGCCGGCAGGCGGCCAGCGGTCGCGTTCGAGATGCTCGACGTCGCCCAGCAGCCGCGCGTCGACGAGGCGCTGGCGGGGCCCGGCCCGCACGACCCCGGCGCCCTGGCGCGGGCGATCGGGTGGGCGAAGAGCGGCTGGCCCGACTTCGCGCTCTACCGCCCCATCTTCGAGGTGGCGCTCCGCGCCGGGCTGCCGATCGAGGCGGCGAACCTCTCCCGCAAGCAGGTGCACGAGGTGGTGCGGACGGGGGCGGCCTCGCTCGCGCCCGAGGTGCGCACGCTGCTCGACCGCGCGGGCCCGCTCTCGAAGGAGGCGACGGACGAGATCCGCGACGAGATGTACGAGTCGCACTGCCGCGAGATGCCGCGGACCATGCTGGAGCCGTTCGTCACCATGCAGCGCGCCCGCGACGCGCAGATGGCGGAGCGGTTGCTGGCGGCGGCGCGCGGCCGCGAGGGCGGCGCGGTGCTGATCGCCGGCGCCGGCCACGTGCGCGACGACCGCGCCGTGCCGAGCTACCTGGCCCGCGAGGCGCCGGGGCGCACCCGGCGCGCGGTCGCCTTCCAGGAGGTCTCCCCCGCGCTTCGCACGCCGGCGGACTACGCCGCCGCCTTCGGCGCGGGCGGGCTGCCCTTCGACTACGTCGTCTTCACCGCCGCGGCCCCGCGCGAGGACCCGTGCCAGGGCCTGCGCGAGCACCAGCGCCGGCCGGGCCCCGGCCCCCAGGCGCCCGCGCCCGCCGGCGTCGACCTGTAG
- a CDS encoding tetratricopeptide repeat protein, with amino-acid sequence MNRPLPRLAPCALALALAAAPAACKRSDREPSFPPPPPPPGGMGGGLGAAPGLPMPPAGGLDVQRRIAGEEQVVAQDPKNAQAWIALGNDYFDTKQRQKSVDAYARALELKPNDPDVLTDQGVMYRELGAFDKAVANFKKASQLDPRHVQSVYNLGVVYAFDLKDRDQALAAWRRVVDIAPTSPQAAQARQAMADLQGAPAAR; translated from the coding sequence TTGAACCGACCCCTGCCGCGCCTCGCCCCGTGCGCGCTCGCCCTCGCGCTCGCCGCCGCCCCCGCCGCGTGCAAGCGCTCCGACCGCGAGCCTTCGTTCCCGCCCCCGCCGCCGCCGCCTGGCGGGATGGGGGGTGGCCTGGGCGCCGCCCCCGGGCTGCCGATGCCGCCCGCGGGCGGCCTCGACGTGCAGCGCCGCATCGCGGGCGAGGAGCAGGTCGTGGCGCAGGACCCGAAGAACGCGCAGGCCTGGATCGCGCTCGGCAACGACTACTTCGACACGAAGCAGCGGCAGAAGTCGGTGGACGCCTACGCGCGCGCGCTCGAGCTCAAGCCCAACGACCCGGACGTCCTCACCGACCAGGGCGTCATGTACCGGGAGCTCGGGGCCTTCGACAAGGCGGTCGCGAACTTCAAGAAGGCGAGCCAGCTCGACCCGCGGCACGTCCAGAGCGTCTACAACCTGGGCGTCGTCTACGCCTTCGACCTCAAGGACCGCGACCAGGCGCTCGCGGCGTGGCGCCGCGTGGTCGACATCGCGCCCACGAGCCCGCAGGCGGCCCAGGCCCGGCAGGCGATGGCCGACCTGCAAGGTGCTCCCGCCGCGCGCTGA
- a CDS encoding anaerobic C4-dicarboxylate transporter: MSQAMFWIQFALVLGAILLGIRRGGVALGLIGGLGVAVLVFGFRVPPSEPPIAVMLIILAVVTASATLQVAGGLDYLVQLTERLLRAHPKRVTLLAPFCTFFLTVCVGTGHAVYALLPVIADVALKTRIRPERPMAISSVAAQMGITASPVAAAVTTFLGYAARMGTPVTIYDIVKITLPAGLVGVLAGALWSLNRGRDLDQDPEFQRRLEDPAFRAQLDVSVTTLDKQLPRTAKLSVALFFGGVLFIVLLALRDTFANAGYHLPQLLPLADGKPVPMTTVVQMVMLGFGAFILFATNVKAADISKSSVFTAGMIAVVSIFGIAWMSDTFVTSNKAFLIAKIKTMVQLAPWTFAIAMFCVSAFVKSQAATLTVMIPFGIALGLPATLMLGLMPASYAYFFFCFYPSDLAAINMDRTGTTHIGKYLLNHSFMIPGLIGVSVSTAVAYLLSRVAF, from the coding sequence ATGTCTCAGGCGATGTTCTGGATCCAGTTCGCGCTCGTGCTGGGCGCCATCCTGCTCGGCATCCGCCGGGGCGGGGTGGCGCTCGGGCTCATCGGCGGGCTGGGCGTGGCGGTCCTCGTCTTCGGCTTCCGCGTCCCGCCGTCGGAGCCGCCCATCGCGGTGATGCTCATCATCCTCGCCGTGGTGACCGCCTCCGCCACGCTGCAGGTCGCTGGAGGCCTCGACTACCTCGTGCAGCTGACCGAGCGGCTCCTGCGCGCGCACCCGAAGCGCGTCACCCTGCTCGCGCCGTTCTGCACCTTCTTCCTCACCGTCTGCGTCGGCACGGGCCACGCCGTGTACGCGCTCCTGCCGGTCATCGCCGACGTCGCGCTGAAGACCCGGATCCGCCCCGAGCGGCCGATGGCGATCTCCAGCGTCGCGGCGCAGATGGGCATCACCGCGAGCCCGGTCGCCGCCGCCGTCACCACCTTCCTCGGCTACGCGGCGCGGATGGGCACCCCCGTCACCATCTACGACATCGTCAAGATCACGCTCCCGGCCGGCCTCGTCGGCGTGCTGGCCGGCGCGCTGTGGAGCCTCAACCGCGGCCGGGATCTCGACCAGGATCCCGAGTTCCAGCGCCGCCTGGAGGACCCCGCCTTCCGGGCGCAGCTCGACGTCTCGGTCACCACCCTCGACAAGCAGCTCCCCCGCACCGCCAAGCTGTCGGTGGCGCTGTTCTTCGGCGGCGTCCTCTTCATCGTGCTCCTCGCGCTCCGCGACACCTTCGCCAACGCCGGCTACCACCTGCCGCAGCTGCTCCCGCTCGCCGACGGCAAGCCCGTCCCCATGACGACGGTGGTACAGATGGTGATGCTCGGCTTCGGCGCGTTCATCCTCTTCGCGACGAACGTGAAGGCGGCCGACATCTCGAAGTCGAGCGTGTTCACGGCCGGCATGATCGCGGTGGTGTCCATCTTCGGCATCGCCTGGATGAGCGACACCTTCGTCACCTCCAACAAGGCGTTCCTGATCGCGAAGATCAAGACGATGGTGCAGCTCGCGCCCTGGACGTTCGCCATCGCGATGTTCTGCGTCTCGGCGTTCGTCAAGAGCCAGGCGGCGACCCTGACGGTCATGATTCCCTTCGGGATCGCGCTCGGGCTCCCCGCTACACTCATGCTGGGGCTCATGCCGGCGAGCTACGCCTACTTCTTCTTCTGCTTCTACCCGTCGGATCTGGCCGCCATCAACATGGACCGGACCGGCACCACCCACATCGGGAAATACCTCTTGAACCACAGCTTCATGATCCCAGGGCTCATCGGCGTCTCGGTCTCGACCGCGGTCGCCTATCTCCTCTCCCGCGTGGCGTTCTGA
- a CDS encoding class I SAM-dependent methyltransferase produces MARHVLDHPELVRGRRVLDFASGSGLVAIAAARAGAARVEACDLDPFARAALDLNAALNGVEISWRAGDLIGAPLPEVEVLLAGDVFYERALSETALRWMSALAARGVLVLAGDPGRLYTPRSGLRERASYAVPASPEIEAASLLEATVYEVLPPPA; encoded by the coding sequence GTGGCGCGCCACGTGCTCGACCACCCGGAGCTGGTGCGCGGGCGCCGGGTGCTCGACTTCGCGTCCGGCAGCGGCCTGGTCGCGATCGCGGCCGCCCGCGCCGGCGCGGCGCGGGTGGAGGCGTGCGATCTCGACCCCTTCGCGCGCGCCGCGCTCGACCTCAACGCGGCGCTCAACGGCGTGGAGATCTCCTGGCGCGCGGGCGACCTCATCGGCGCGCCGCTGCCGGAGGTCGAGGTGCTCCTGGCCGGGGACGTGTTCTACGAGCGCGCGCTCTCCGAGACCGCGCTGCGCTGGATGAGCGCGCTCGCGGCGCGCGGCGTGCTGGTGCTGGCCGGCGACCCGGGGCGCCTCTACACTCCGCGCTCGGGCCTGCGCGAGCGGGCGAGCTACGCCGTGCCGGCGTCGCCCGAGATCGAGGCGGCGTCGCTCCTCGAGGCGACCGTGTACGAGGTGCTGCCGCCCCCGGCGTAG